A genomic region of Ensifer sp. PDNC004 contains the following coding sequences:
- a CDS encoding ABC transporter permease — protein MQPILRLFLVKNSGDLARLGVILALAGLILFGALRYDNFLSPYNILSFLRYNSMFALIALGMAFVIITGGIDLSVGGTAAMASVVAALFSPYHWAAGLFGGMAAGLAVGALNGFIITKMRIQPFIATLATMLAAYGTGLLLADNQSVSVSYDTGFTVIGQDDFLGFPIPAWIAFAAYVLGWLVLQKLPVGRHILAIGDGEATAGLMGLKVERALAGVYLASGTLAGLAGVILASQFGAGQPTEGVGWELFAIASVVVGGTLLTGGSGSVGATLAGALLLAMVFNILNFENGLGWISLSAYWQSVSRGAFLLVVVVLQAKLMARHRST, from the coding sequence ATGCAACCGATCCTCCGCCTCTTCCTGGTCAAGAACTCCGGCGACCTTGCCCGTCTCGGCGTCATCCTGGCGCTGGCCGGCCTCATCCTTTTCGGGGCACTGCGCTACGACAACTTCCTGTCGCCCTACAACATCCTGAGCTTCCTGCGTTACAACTCGATGTTCGCGCTGATCGCGCTCGGCATGGCCTTCGTCATCATAACCGGCGGCATCGACCTGTCCGTCGGCGGCACGGCGGCGATGGCAAGTGTCGTGGCGGCTCTGTTCTCCCCCTATCATTGGGCGGCCGGGCTCTTTGGCGGCATGGCGGCCGGCCTTGCCGTCGGCGCGCTCAACGGCTTCATCATCACGAAGATGCGCATCCAGCCCTTCATCGCCACGCTCGCGACGATGCTCGCAGCCTACGGCACCGGCCTTTTGCTGGCCGACAACCAGTCTGTCTCCGTCTCCTATGACACCGGTTTCACGGTGATTGGGCAGGACGATTTCCTGGGCTTCCCGATTCCCGCCTGGATCGCGTTTGCGGCCTATGTGCTCGGCTGGCTCGTGCTGCAAAAACTCCCCGTCGGACGGCATATCCTGGCGATCGGTGACGGCGAGGCGACGGCCGGACTGATGGGCCTGAAGGTCGAGCGGGCGCTTGCCGGCGTCTATCTCGCCTCGGGCACGCTTGCCGGGCTTGCCGGCGTCATCCTCGCCTCGCAGTTCGGCGCCGGCCAGCCGACCGAGGGCGTCGGCTGGGAACTTTTCGCCATCGCCTCCGTCGTCGTCGGCGGTACGCTATTGACCGGCGGCTCCGGCTCGGTCGGCGCGACGCTTGCCGGCGCGCTGCTGCTTGCCATGGTCTTCAACATCCTGAACTTCGAAAACGGCCTCGGCTGGATCTCGCTTTCGGCCTATTGGCAGTCCGTCAGCCGCGGCGCCTTCCTGCTTGTCGTCGTCGTGCTTCAGGCAAAGCTGATGGCACGGCATCGCAGCACTTAA
- a CDS encoding ABC transporter substrate-binding protein — MTMISRRTFMLAATAVGALALAGVAIAEVPKLEQKDKYKVGFAQTESNNPWRIAQTNSMKAEAEKLGFQLVYTDAAGSAAKQVADVNSMIAQGVDVIFLAPREEKPLIPAVMAAKKAGIPVILLDRSVDPSLAKAGEDYLTFIGSNFVEEGKRVAEWLAKNANGKSKIIELEGTTGSSPANDRKKGFDEAIKAAGGFEIVASQTGDFARDKGRQVAEALLQAHPDADVIYAHNDEMAIGAIAALEAAGKVPGKDVLVLSIDGGKEAVQAVVDGKIAAVVECNPRFGPKAFETMMRYAKGEKIDAMIINDDKFYDASNAAAELANAY; from the coding sequence ATGACCATGATTTCCCGTCGCACCTTCATGCTTGCGGCAACGGCCGTCGGCGCGCTCGCCCTTGCGGGTGTCGCGATCGCCGAAGTGCCGAAGCTTGAGCAGAAGGACAAATACAAGGTCGGCTTCGCGCAGACCGAATCAAACAATCCCTGGCGCATCGCCCAGACGAACAGCATGAAGGCCGAAGCCGAAAAGCTCGGCTTTCAACTCGTCTATACGGATGCTGCCGGCTCCGCCGCCAAGCAGGTTGCCGACGTCAATTCGATGATCGCTCAAGGCGTCGACGTGATCTTTCTCGCACCGCGCGAAGAAAAGCCGCTGATCCCCGCAGTCATGGCCGCGAAGAAGGCCGGCATTCCGGTGATCCTGCTTGACCGTTCGGTCGATCCGTCGCTGGCCAAGGCCGGCGAAGACTATCTGACCTTCATCGGCTCGAATTTCGTCGAAGAGGGCAAGCGCGTTGCCGAGTGGCTGGCAAAGAACGCCAACGGCAAGTCGAAGATCATCGAGCTTGAAGGCACGACCGGGTCGTCGCCGGCCAACGATCGCAAGAAGGGTTTTGACGAGGCGATCAAGGCGGCCGGCGGTTTCGAGATCGTCGCTTCGCAGACCGGCGATTTCGCTCGTGACAAGGGCCGTCAGGTGGCAGAAGCCCTGCTCCAGGCCCATCCGGATGCCGACGTGATCTACGCCCACAACGACGAGATGGCGATCGGCGCGATCGCCGCACTCGAAGCGGCCGGCAAGGTGCCGGGCAAGGACGTGCTGGTGCTGTCGATCGATGGTGGCAAGGAAGCCGTGCAGGCGGTCGTCGACGGCAAGATCGCAGCAGTCGTCGAGTGCAATCCACGCTTCGGGCCGAAGGCCTTCGAGACGATGATGCGCTACGCCAAGGGCGAGAAAATCGATGCGATGATCATCAACGACGACAAGTTCTACGACGCCTCCAACGCGGCTGCAGAACTCGCCAACGCCTATTGA
- the arsC gene encoding arsenate reductase (glutaredoxin) (This arsenate reductase requires both glutathione and glutaredoxin to convert arsenate to arsenite, after which the efflux transporter formed by ArsA and ArsB can extrude the arsenite from the cell, providing resistance.), which translates to MDVTIYHNPACGTSRNTLEMIRAAGIEPGVIEYLKTPPSRDALAKMISDSGLTVRQAIREKGTPYAELGLDDPKLTDVQLLDAMLKDPILINRPFVVTPLGTRLARPSEAVLDILPDAFKGAFFKEDGEQVLDQEGKRIV; encoded by the coding sequence ATGGACGTAACCATCTATCACAACCCCGCCTGCGGCACGTCCCGCAACACGCTGGAGATGATCCGCGCCGCCGGGATCGAACCTGGTGTCATCGAATATCTCAAGACGCCGCCGTCGCGCGACGCGCTTGCAAAGATGATCTCTGACTCAGGATTGACCGTGAGGCAGGCGATCCGCGAGAAGGGCACGCCTTACGCGGAGCTGGGTCTCGATGATCCGAAGTTGACGGACGTCCAATTGCTCGACGCCATGCTGAAGGACCCGATCCTCATCAACCGTCCGTTCGTCGTCACGCCGCTCGGCACCAGGCTTGCACGACCCTCCGAGGCCGTGCTCGACATCCTGCCGGATGCTTTCAAGGGCGCGTTTTTCAAGGAAGACGGCGAGCAGGTCCTCGATCAGGAGGGCAAGCGCATTGTCTGA
- a CDS encoding ABC transporter permease codes for MTTIETPAPQPSGTLSSGNRLLTLASRYGTFVAFLALILFNVAVTPNFLSLQTLNVNLTQVATIVIVATGMTLVIATGGIDLSVGSLMAIAGALAPMIFMGQFWPVDNMALAVTLAFLLPVAVAALFGLFNGFLVTRFSIQPIIATLVLFIAGRGIAQVMTNGNLQVFKNEGFQFIALGRIAGIPAQVVLMMIIVAAAFAMIRYTVIGRQIIAVGGNEKAARLTGIPVKRVKLFVYMISGALAGVAGLIVVARNSASDANLVGLGMELDAIAAVAVGGTLLSGGRANIVGTVLGALVIQLVRYTLLANGVPDAAALIVKAGLIVTAVFIQQRASKH; via the coding sequence ATGACGACGATCGAGACCCCCGCCCCGCAGCCGTCGGGAACGCTTTCGTCCGGCAACAGGCTTTTGACGCTCGCCAGCCGTTACGGCACCTTCGTCGCCTTCCTCGCGCTGATCCTGTTCAACGTAGCTGTCACGCCGAATTTCCTGTCCTTGCAGACGCTGAACGTGAACCTCACCCAGGTTGCGACAATCGTCATCGTCGCGACCGGCATGACGCTCGTGATTGCCACCGGCGGCATCGATCTTTCGGTGGGGTCGCTAATGGCAATCGCCGGTGCGCTGGCGCCGATGATCTTCATGGGGCAGTTCTGGCCGGTGGACAACATGGCGCTCGCGGTCACGCTGGCCTTTCTCCTGCCGGTCGCCGTCGCGGCCCTGTTCGGTCTCTTCAACGGGTTCCTCGTCACCCGCTTTTCGATCCAGCCGATCATCGCGACACTGGTGCTTTTCATCGCCGGGCGCGGCATCGCCCAGGTGATGACCAACGGCAATCTGCAGGTCTTCAAGAACGAGGGTTTCCAGTTCATCGCACTCGGCCGCATCGCGGGCATTCCGGCCCAGGTGGTGCTGATGATGATCATCGTCGCCGCGGCGTTCGCGATGATCCGCTACACCGTCATCGGCCGGCAGATCATCGCCGTCGGCGGCAACGAAAAGGCAGCCCGCCTGACCGGCATCCCGGTGAAACGGGTCAAGCTCTTCGTCTACATGATAAGCGGCGCGCTTGCCGGGGTCGCCGGTCTCATCGTCGTTGCCCGAAACTCCGCAAGCGACGCAAACCTCGTCGGCCTCGGCATGGAGCTCGATGCGATCGCCGCGGTTGCCGTCGGCGGGACGCTCCTGTCAGGCGGCCGGGCCAACATCGTCGGCACGGTACTCGGCGCCCTCGTGATCCAGCTGGTGCGTTACACGCTGCTTGCCAATGGCGTGCCGGATGCGGCGGCGCTCATCGTCAAGGCCGGGCTGATCGTCACCGCGGTCTTCATCCAGCAGCGCGCCAGCAAACATTAG
- a CDS encoding LacI family DNA-binding transcriptional regulator, which produces MAKGNGRNLEKKGEGRPTMTDVARIAGVSQSSVSLVLNEMSGSRISPETQQKVREAAHKIGYRLPATRGPVAAAPAVEKDTIAFIVDEISTSPHPVVSLDGIRDYAFEQGMLVSAHVTRSNPELEAAVLRSVLRDPSIAGVIYATIFTRKVAVPEALAPLPTVLLNCYGEPRQHVAIVPGEVAGGFSATAHLTALGHKRIGFINGESWMDAAADRLKGYKQALASADIAFDATLVRDGDWLPLRGYEAGLDLLSMPNPPTAIFCGNDLMAIGVMEAAQEKGLRVPSDLSVMGYDDQELARYTHPPLSTLVLPNYEMGQKAAELLIDMAIHGKHMRPMTIKVDGPLVVRDTTALLSAARPSRNAG; this is translated from the coding sequence ATGGCCAAGGGAAACGGGCGGAATCTGGAGAAAAAGGGCGAAGGGCGCCCGACAATGACGGATGTCGCCAGGATCGCTGGCGTGTCCCAGTCGAGCGTCTCCCTGGTGCTGAACGAGATGTCCGGCTCGCGCATCTCGCCCGAAACGCAGCAGAAAGTGCGCGAGGCTGCTCATAAAATCGGTTATAGACTGCCGGCGACCCGAGGCCCGGTTGCAGCCGCCCCGGCGGTCGAGAAGGACACGATCGCCTTCATTGTCGACGAGATCTCGACCAGCCCGCACCCCGTGGTCAGCCTCGACGGCATCCGCGACTATGCCTTCGAGCAGGGCATGCTGGTCTCGGCGCACGTCACCCGCTCCAATCCGGAACTTGAAGCCGCAGTGCTGCGGTCGGTCTTGCGCGACCCCTCCATCGCCGGCGTCATCTACGCGACGATCTTTACCCGCAAGGTTGCGGTTCCCGAGGCGCTGGCGCCGCTGCCGACCGTGCTTCTCAACTGCTACGGCGAGCCGCGCCAGCATGTGGCGATCGTGCCGGGCGAGGTCGCAGGCGGTTTTTCTGCCACGGCGCATCTGACGGCGCTCGGCCACAAGCGCATCGGTTTCATCAACGGCGAAAGCTGGATGGATGCCGCCGCCGACCGTCTCAAAGGCTACAAGCAGGCGCTTGCCTCCGCCGACATCGCCTTCGACGCGACGCTGGTGCGCGACGGCGACTGGCTGCCGCTGCGCGGCTACGAGGCCGGGCTAGACCTGCTCTCCATGCCCAACCCACCGACCGCCATTTTCTGCGGCAACGACCTGATGGCGATCGGTGTGATGGAGGCAGCCCAGGAGAAGGGTCTGCGGGTGCCCTCCGATCTCTCAGTCATGGGCTATGACGACCAGGAACTGGCGCGCTACACCCACCCGCCGCTCTCGACCCTGGTACTGCCAAACTATGAAATGGGCCAGAAGGCGGCTGAACTCCTGATCGACATGGCGATCCACGGAAAGCACATGCGGCCGATGACGATCAAGGTCGACGGACCGCTGGTGGTGAGGGATACCACCGCCCTCCTGTCCGCGGCCAGACCTTCCAGGAATGCTGGATAG
- a CDS encoding helix-turn-helix transcriptional regulator, translating to MDNSTAIAALAALAQTTRLETFRLLVRHEPDGVPAGELARLLEVPQNTMSAHLAALSRAGLVSSERQSRSIIYRADLQGLRDLTLFLLKDCCGGSTELCAPLIAELTPCCSPEVKPP from the coding sequence ATGGATAATTCAACCGCAATCGCCGCCCTTGCCGCACTTGCCCAGACCACCAGGCTCGAGACATTCCGGCTTCTCGTCCGGCACGAACCCGATGGCGTACCGGCCGGCGAACTCGCGCGCCTTCTTGAGGTTCCGCAGAACACCATGTCGGCACACCTTGCGGCACTGTCGCGTGCGGGCCTGGTGTCGAGTGAACGGCAGAGCCGTTCGATCATTTATCGGGCTGACCTTCAGGGACTGCGCGACCTAACGCTCTTCCTGTTGAAGGACTGCTGCGGCGGCTCGACTGAACTCTGCGCGCCGCTGATCGCCGAACTTACGCCTTGCTGTTCACCAGAGGTGAAGCCACCATGA
- a CDS encoding LysR substrate-binding domain-containing protein yields MIATATYENLHQFPLAAWIRDANSHASWRLGENVFEPQAMLTTNDYLHLRALALAAEFVTGLPPFLAAEPIRDGRLAEVFVDDPMPEQHVSLLYPAHRNPSSIARAYLDFCQKQMTRFLGTASRPV; encoded by the coding sequence TTGATTGCCACTGCGACGTACGAGAACCTGCACCAGTTCCCCCTGGCCGCATGGATACGGGATGCAAACAGCCATGCCTCATGGCGCCTCGGCGAGAACGTATTCGAGCCGCAAGCAATGCTGACGACGAACGACTACCTGCATTTGAGGGCGCTGGCTCTCGCGGCCGAGTTTGTTACCGGGTTGCCACCTTTTTTGGCGGCCGAACCGATCAGGGATGGCCGCCTGGCGGAGGTGTTTGTCGACGACCCCATGCCCGAGCAACACGTCAGCCTGCTCTATCCGGCGCACAGGAATCCGTCGAGCATCGCGCGCGCCTATCTCGACTTCTGCCAGAAACAGATGACGCGGTTTCTTGGTACGGCCTCACGGCCAGTCTAG
- the arsB gene encoding ACR3 family arsenite efflux transporter: protein MSTFERYLTIWVFLCIVVGVALGHLMPTVFQVIGAAEIAKVNLPVAILIWLMIIPMLIKIDFRSLAQVSTYWRGIGVTLFINWAIKPFSMALLGWLFVGWLFRPYLPADQIDSYIAGLIILAAAPCTAMVFVWSNLTRGEPLFTLSQVALNDAIMVVAFAPIVGLLLGLSAITVPWDTLVLSVVLYIVVPVIIAQVLRGRLTADGTTKALDAMLAKLQPLSLVALLATLVLLFGFQGEQIIAQPTIIALLAVPILIQVYFNSGLAYLLNRMSGERHCVAGPSALIGASNFFELAVAAAISLFGFQSGAALATVVGVLIEVPVMLSVVWIVNRSKGWYEAAPAVSRNTIPERT from the coding sequence ATGTCCACGTTTGAACGCTATCTCACCATCTGGGTCTTCCTCTGCATCGTCGTCGGCGTCGCCCTCGGCCATCTGATGCCTACCGTTTTCCAGGTCATCGGCGCGGCGGAGATCGCCAAGGTGAACCTGCCTGTTGCCATCCTGATCTGGCTGATGATCATCCCGATGCTCATCAAGATCGATTTCCGCTCGCTGGCGCAAGTCAGCACGTACTGGCGCGGCATCGGCGTTACCCTTTTCATCAATTGGGCCATCAAGCCGTTCTCCATGGCGCTGCTCGGGTGGCTGTTCGTCGGCTGGCTGTTCCGCCCCTATCTGCCGGCTGACCAGATAGACTCCTACATCGCAGGCCTGATCATCCTCGCGGCTGCGCCATGTACCGCGATGGTCTTCGTCTGGAGCAATCTGACGCGCGGCGAGCCGCTGTTCACGCTGTCCCAGGTGGCACTCAACGATGCGATCATGGTCGTCGCCTTTGCACCGATCGTCGGATTGCTGCTCGGCCTGTCGGCGATCACCGTACCGTGGGACACGCTCGTCCTGTCGGTCGTCCTCTATATCGTCGTCCCTGTCATCATCGCCCAGGTCCTGAGAGGGCGGCTGACCGCCGACGGCACGACGAAGGCGCTGGACGCCATGCTGGCGAAGCTGCAGCCGCTTTCGCTTGTCGCGTTGCTGGCGACACTCGTCCTCCTCTTCGGCTTCCAAGGCGAACAGATCATCGCGCAACCGACGATCATCGCGCTGCTGGCCGTCCCCATCCTGATCCAGGTCTATTTCAACTCAGGCCTGGCCTATCTCCTGAACCGGATGTCAGGCGAGCGCCATTGCGTCGCCGGACCTTCCGCGCTGATCGGGGCTAGCAACTTCTTCGAACTCGCGGTCGCCGCCGCCATCAGCCTGTTCGGCTTCCAGTCCGGCGCAGCACTGGCGACCGTCGTCGGCGTGCTCATCGAAGTCCCGGTGATGCTGTCGGTCGTCTGGATCGTGAACCGCAGCAAGGGCTGGTACGAGGCCGCGCCCGCCGTCTCCCGGAACACCATTCCTGAAAGGACATGA
- a CDS encoding sugar ABC transporter ATP-binding protein — translation MLLSMQGISKAFAGVPALKSASLEVEPAEVMALVGQNGAGKSTLIKILTGVYRRDEGSIAFDDRDVDFSMPAEAQAAGIATIYQEINLAPQRSVAENIYLSREPKRFGMIDHSAMRRGAEAVLKTFNLTIDVDRPVAHFDAATRQMVAIARAVTQSARLVIMDEPTSSLDEREVAILFETIRTLKRSGVAVIFIGHRLDELYEICDRVTIMRDGQTVAKSPMADMPKMALVRHMLGKELAAFQAMAPEKDAPVQPVRLELDRAGAGVRVRDVSLAVREGEISGLAGLLGSGRTETARLIFGADRMERGTIRMQGQDRSYREPADAIADGIGLVSEDRKIDGIVPDMSIRENMTLALLPKLKKAGIVDRARQDEIVSRYIRALGVKCASPDQPIKELSGGNQQKVLLARWLATDPRVLIVDEPTRGIDIGAKSEILKLLRSLADEGLSVLMISSELEELLAAADRVTVLSDGTSVATLSRKDVSETALLAAMAHQEAQQEE, via the coding sequence ATGCTTCTGTCCATGCAGGGCATTTCCAAAGCGTTTGCCGGCGTGCCGGCCCTGAAATCCGCCTCGCTCGAGGTCGAGCCGGCGGAGGTCATGGCGCTTGTCGGCCAGAACGGCGCCGGCAAATCGACGCTCATCAAGATCCTGACCGGCGTCTACAGGCGAGACGAAGGCAGCATCGCCTTCGACGATCGGGACGTCGATTTCTCAATGCCGGCCGAGGCGCAGGCCGCCGGGATCGCGACGATCTACCAGGAAATCAATCTCGCCCCGCAGCGCTCGGTGGCGGAGAACATCTATCTCTCCCGCGAGCCGAAACGTTTCGGCATGATCGACCATTCCGCCATGCGGCGCGGTGCCGAAGCGGTGCTCAAAACCTTTAACCTGACGATCGACGTCGACCGTCCCGTTGCGCATTTCGATGCGGCGACGCGGCAGATGGTGGCGATCGCCCGCGCGGTGACGCAGAGCGCCCGCCTCGTCATCATGGACGAACCGACCTCCTCGCTCGACGAGCGCGAGGTTGCGATCCTGTTCGAAACAATCCGAACGCTGAAACGCTCCGGCGTCGCCGTCATCTTCATCGGCCACCGGCTCGACGAACTCTACGAGATCTGCGACCGCGTGACGATCATGCGCGACGGCCAGACGGTTGCCAAAAGCCCGATGGCGGATATGCCAAAAATGGCGCTGGTGCGCCATATGCTCGGCAAGGAACTTGCCGCCTTTCAGGCCATGGCACCGGAGAAGGACGCGCCCGTACAGCCCGTTCGCCTCGAACTGGACAGGGCCGGCGCGGGCGTGCGGGTGCGCGACGTCAGCCTTGCCGTGCGGGAGGGCGAAATCTCCGGCCTTGCCGGCCTGCTCGGCTCCGGCCGCACCGAGACGGCGCGTCTGATCTTCGGCGCCGACAGGATGGAACGCGGCACGATCCGCATGCAGGGACAGGACCGCAGCTACCGCGAGCCGGCCGACGCGATCGCGGACGGCATCGGCCTCGTCTCCGAGGACCGAAAGATCGACGGCATCGTGCCCGACATGAGCATCCGCGAGAACATGACGCTCGCCTTGCTGCCGAAGCTGAAGAAGGCCGGCATCGTCGACCGCGCACGCCAGGATGAGATCGTCAGCCGCTACATCCGCGCGCTTGGCGTCAAATGCGCCTCCCCGGATCAGCCGATCAAGGAGCTTTCCGGCGGCAACCAGCAGAAGGTTCTGCTCGCCCGATGGCTTGCCACAGACCCGCGGGTGCTGATCGTCGACGAGCCGACGCGCGGCATCGACATCGGCGCCAAATCGGAAATCCTCAAACTCCTTCGCAGTCTCGCCGACGAGGGCTTGAGCGTGCTGATGATCTCGTCGGAACTCGAAGAACTGCTTGCCGCGGCCGACCGCGTGACGGTCTTGAGCGACGGCACTTCCGTCGCGACGCTGTCGCGCAAGGATGTGAGCGAGACTGCGCTGCTTGCCGCCATGGCCCACCAGGAAGCCCAGCAGGAAGAATGA
- a CDS encoding arsenate reductase ArsC, giving the protein MTDKTYNVLFLCTGNSARSILAESILNKEGGGRFRAFSAGSQPKGEVNPHALKELEALGYAATGFSSKSWDVFAAPGAPEMDFIFTVCDSAHGEACPVWTGHPMIAHWGVEDPAAAVGSEVEIQRAFATAARFLKNRIMAFISLPLASIDRLALEAKLSQIGAMEGSTGNQRKTA; this is encoded by the coding sequence ATGACCGACAAGACTTACAACGTGCTCTTCTTGTGCACGGGCAACTCCGCACGTTCTATTCTGGCCGAATCCATCCTCAACAAGGAAGGCGGCGGGCGCTTCCGGGCCTTCTCCGCGGGCAGCCAGCCTAAGGGCGAAGTCAATCCACATGCCCTGAAAGAACTCGAAGCACTCGGCTATGCGGCGACTGGCTTCTCGTCGAAGAGCTGGGATGTCTTTGCCGCACCAGGCGCGCCCGAAATGGATTTCATCTTCACCGTCTGTGATAGCGCGCATGGCGAGGCCTGCCCGGTATGGACCGGGCATCCGATGATAGCGCATTGGGGTGTCGAAGACCCCGCGGCCGCTGTCGGTTCCGAGGTCGAAATTCAACGCGCCTTCGCGACGGCGGCCCGTTTCCTGAAAAACCGCATCATGGCCTTCATCAGTCTTCCTTTGGCGTCGATCGACCGTCTGGCGCTCGAAGCGAAGCTCAGCCAGATCGGTGCGATGGAAGGCTCGACCGGAAATCAGCGGAAGACGGCCTGA
- the arsN2 gene encoding arsenic resistance N-acetyltransferase ArsN2 yields the protein MTGIRLEPVPGSDPELKLALSASGLPTEDLEDAGRSFFRAVSADGGTVGYAGMEACGDNVLRSLVILPEHRGKALGKTLTRETLKAVNVSSAVFLATTTAAPFFEKLGFIVVERGDVPPAVLATRQLSGICPASATIMKRNRPPT from the coding sequence ATGACCGGCATCAGGTTGGAGCCAGTCCCGGGAAGCGATCCGGAACTCAAGCTGGCGCTGTCGGCTTCAGGTCTTCCAACCGAAGACCTCGAAGACGCCGGGCGCTCGTTTTTCAGAGCGGTTTCCGCCGATGGCGGCACGGTTGGCTATGCTGGTATGGAGGCATGCGGCGACAACGTGCTGCGGTCGCTAGTCATCTTGCCCGAGCACCGCGGCAAGGCGCTTGGAAAAACGCTGACCAGGGAAACGCTGAAGGCTGTCAATGTAAGTTCGGCAGTCTTCCTGGCTACGACGACCGCCGCTCCGTTCTTCGAGAAGCTCGGTTTCATCGTCGTCGAGCGTGGCGATGTGCCGCCTGCCGTTCTCGCAACCCGTCAGCTTTCGGGCATCTGTCCGGCATCGGCCACGATCATGAAACGCAATAGGCCTCCGACCTAA
- a CDS encoding GAF domain-containing protein has translation MQRFILRQNIHLYEAKLSTVPTEGERTILEAMLAASREELVFLEQLWRLLWPELDARPSFVSQIEDILDRAVAAHGADFGSCQIWNDVDGSLALFAQCNFDRQYATKFAHIRDGDGTSCEAAIKGLKAVCIEDLEHDNDYPNLHGWARDRDIRSITSIPIMSPAGKGIGVYSLHYRNPHALSSVECLLISAYRPQFAAVFEGILGR, from the coding sequence ATGCAACGGTTTATCCTTCGGCAAAACATCCATCTGTACGAAGCAAAGCTAAGTACCGTTCCAACGGAAGGCGAGCGCACAATTTTGGAAGCGATGCTGGCAGCGTCACGCGAAGAACTCGTCTTTCTCGAACAGCTTTGGCGCCTATTATGGCCCGAGCTCGATGCCCGACCATCCTTCGTATCTCAAATAGAGGATATACTTGATCGAGCCGTGGCAGCCCATGGCGCGGACTTTGGCAGTTGCCAGATCTGGAACGACGTGGATGGCTCGCTCGCCCTGTTTGCTCAATGCAACTTCGACAGGCAGTACGCAACCAAGTTTGCGCATATCAGGGATGGCGATGGGACCTCATGCGAAGCAGCGATAAAGGGCCTTAAAGCCGTTTGTATCGAGGATCTCGAGCACGACAATGACTATCCTAATCTACATGGCTGGGCACGCGACAGGGACATTCGCTCGATCACGTCTATTCCGATCATGTCCCCCGCCGGCAAGGGTATTGGCGTCTATTCACTTCACTACCGCAATCCACATGCGCTTTCGTCAGTCGAGTGTTTGTTGATCTCAGCATACCGCCCTCAGTTCGCGGCCGTCTTTGAGGGAATTCTGGGGCGGTAA
- the arsH gene encoding arsenical resistance protein ArsH, whose product MRRASALSETFPALQERHLRQPDLDALRPAFSTHKPRILILYGSLREVSYSRFLAHEARRLLERMGCEVRMFDPRGLPLPDEAPASHPKVQELRDLSQWSEGQVWVSPERHGAMTGIMKSQIDWIPLSLGSIRPTQGKTLAIMEVSGGSQSFNALNQMRVLGRWMRMVTIPNQSSVAKAYQEFDADGRMKPSSYYDRVVDVCEELVKFTLLTRGASAHLTDRYSERKEHATELEKRVSLRSI is encoded by the coding sequence ATCAGGAGGGCAAGCGCATTGTCTGAGACCTTCCCCGCCTTGCAGGAACGGCATCTTCGCCAACCGGACCTCGACGCGTTGCGTCCAGCGTTCTCGACGCACAAGCCGCGCATCCTGATCCTCTACGGCTCGCTCCGGGAGGTGTCCTACAGCCGCTTTCTTGCGCACGAAGCCAGACGTCTTCTCGAGCGCATGGGATGCGAGGTGCGGATGTTCGATCCGAGGGGGCTGCCGCTTCCCGACGAGGCTCCGGCCAGCCATCCGAAAGTGCAGGAGCTGCGTGACCTCTCCCAGTGGTCGGAGGGCCAGGTGTGGGTTAGCCCCGAGCGCCACGGTGCAATGACAGGGATCATGAAATCCCAGATCGACTGGATTCCCCTGTCGCTCGGATCGATCCGCCCGACGCAGGGAAAGACACTGGCGATCATGGAAGTTTCCGGTGGCAGCCAGTCCTTCAACGCGCTGAACCAGATGCGCGTGCTTGGCCGCTGGATGCGGATGGTCACGATCCCGAACCAGTCGTCGGTCGCCAAGGCCTACCAGGAGTTCGACGCCGACGGCAGGATGAAACCGTCGTCCTACTACGACCGCGTTGTGGACGTCTGCGAGGAACTGGTGAAGTTCACGCTACTGACACGAGGCGCCTCGGCTCATCTGACGGATCGCTACAGCGAGCGGAAGGAACATGCGACCGAACTCGAAAAGCGGGTGTCGTTGAGGTCGATTTGA